Proteins encoded in a region of the Podarcis muralis chromosome 2, rPodMur119.hap1.1, whole genome shotgun sequence genome:
- the LOC114590852 gene encoding uncharacterized protein LOC114590852: protein MKEEDNSEAKVTQDERNYKQKARCRFMRKQKNGISPWKNTGKLKKRLQSKEKSKESLKETKEKAPTVSCQETSKSAENSAEDFKTEWTIFNDLFFSSDVAPCNEFIPYYRTYSNLVEIPLQVNIELSHEDAEGEEVQSDGCVFNPKYEDEPLKDMSLTTGYFPYYRTYEEYFGSSDLPSEIHSRAESEGSVANNAEEIKSEISCETEEVSEGPDIQENCETSEDTSQCSESLQFTENQVLTDSIVESCDSDLSLFDEILNLRQSPSDSSYFPYYRTYGKLLLGPEDSSNALCSSRDALEMFGMESEGTLPETRDNDNGCSVC, encoded by the exons ATGAAGGAGGAGGACAACTCAGAGGCTAAAGTAACCCAGGATGAAAGGAATTATAAGCAGAAAGCACGCTGCCGATTCATGAGGAAACAGAAAAATGGGATTTCACCCTGGAAGAACACTGGGAAGTTAAAGAAAAGGTTGCAGTCAAAGGAG AAAAGCAAAGAAAGTTtgaaagaaacaaaggaaaaagCACCAACTGTCTCCTGTCAAGAAACCTCCAAGTCAGCTGAGAATAGTGCTGAGGATTTCAAGACCGAGTGGACCATTTTTAACGATTTGTTCTTCTCAAGTGATGTGGCGCCCTGTAATGAGTTCATACCTTATTACAGGACATACTCAAACCTTGTGGAAATCCCTCTGCAGGTAAATATAGAACTGAGCCATGAGGACGCAGAAGGAGAAGAAGTTCAAAGCGATGGCTGTGTCTTTAATCCTAAGTATGAAGATGAGCCGCTAAAGGACATGAGTCTCACCACGGGATATTTTCCATATTATAGAACATATGAGGAATACTTTGGCAGCTCAGATCTTCCCAGTGAAATCCACAGTAGAGCAGAGAGCGAAGGGAGTGTGGCAAACAATGCAGAGGAAATCAAGAGCGAAATTAGCTGTGAAACTGAGGAAGTATCTGAAGGTCCT GATATTCAGGAAAACTGTGAAACATCAGAGGATACCAGCCAATGTTCTGAGAGTCTTCAGTTCACTGAAAACCAAGTATTAACTGACTCCATTGTTGAGTCCTGCGATTCTGACCTCTCTCTCTTCGATGAAATTTTAAACCTGAGGCAATCACCTTCTGACAGCAGTTACTTTCCATATTATAGAACGTATGGGAAATTGCTTCTCGGCCCAGAAGACTCAAGTAATGCGCTCTGTAGCAGTAGAGATGCACTGGAAATGTTTGGTATGGAAAGTGAAGGAACTTTACCGGAAACTAGGGACAATGACAATGGCTGTTCAGTGTGCTGA